One genomic window of Actinoplanes lobatus includes the following:
- a CDS encoding alpha/beta hydrolase gives MVIRGALGVLLCLVLILIIVWTAQRRLIYFPDRGRPPLAAGAREVTLRAADGLRLTAWLFEPLPGTPKRAVSVLVTPGNGGNRAGRAPLAAALTARGLTVLLLDYRGYGGNPGSPSESGLALDADAAHAYLTEIGHPILYYGESLGAAVATALAIRHPPAGLLLRSPFTDLAAAGSAHYPVLPVGLLLRDRFPVASLISRVTAPTAVVYGTADQVVPPEQSRAVAGAAANLTHLAVVDGADHNDRVLLDGPQLIDAVVALTAGQR, from the coding sequence ATGGTGATTCGCGGTGCTCTGGGCGTACTCCTCTGTCTGGTTTTGATCCTGATCATCGTGTGGACCGCGCAGCGCAGGCTGATCTACTTCCCGGACCGTGGGCGGCCGCCGCTCGCGGCGGGCGCGCGCGAGGTCACCTTGCGCGCCGCGGATGGGCTGCGGCTCACCGCGTGGCTTTTCGAACCCCTTCCCGGTACGCCGAAGCGAGCCGTTTCCGTGCTGGTCACACCGGGCAACGGGGGAAACCGGGCGGGCCGGGCGCCGCTGGCCGCCGCCCTGACCGCCCGGGGCCTGACCGTGCTGCTGCTCGACTACCGCGGCTACGGCGGCAACCCGGGTAGCCCGTCGGAGTCCGGCCTGGCCCTGGACGCCGACGCCGCCCACGCCTACCTGACCGAGATCGGTCATCCGATCCTCTACTACGGAGAGAGTCTCGGCGCCGCTGTGGCGACCGCCCTGGCGATCCGTCATCCACCGGCCGGGCTGCTGCTGCGTTCCCCGTTCACCGACCTGGCCGCCGCCGGAAGCGCCCACTACCCGGTCCTGCCGGTCGGCCTGCTGCTGCGCGACCGTTTCCCGGTGGCGTCGCTGATCTCGCGGGTGACCGCCCCGACCGCGGTCGTCTACGGCACCGCGGACCAGGTGGTGCCGCCGGAGCAGAGCCGGGCCGTGGCCGGGGCCGCCGCCAACCTGACCCACCTGGCCGTGGTCGACGGCGCCGACCACAACGATCGCGTCCTGCTGGACGGCCCCCAGCTGATCGACGCCGTCGTCGCCCTCACCGCCGGTCAGAGGTAG
- a CDS encoding oxidoreductase yields the protein MTGWTADRIPDQRGRVAVVTGANSGLGLVTATELARHGARVVLAVRDTAAGEEAAHRIGGDVEVREVDLASLASVRAFAAKLAADHPAIDVLINNAGVVLLGPRRVSTDGFERQLATNMLGHFALTGLLLANLAAARKSRVVSLSSITHKNAHLDFDDLMFERDYRAARAYGRSKLATTVFGIELDRRLRAAGSPIVSALAHPGLTRTNLTPRAWEHRGRLGQLIAWAGLAATQSVEQGALPQLRAATGPGVRGGQFFGPSRLWETRGPVTEARISREAADPAVGKRLWTAAEELTGVNYL from the coding sequence ATGACCGGATGGACCGCCGACCGCATTCCCGACCAGCGGGGCCGGGTCGCCGTCGTGACCGGCGCGAACTCGGGCCTCGGCCTGGTCACCGCCACCGAACTGGCCCGCCACGGCGCCCGCGTGGTGCTCGCCGTCCGCGACACCGCGGCCGGCGAGGAGGCCGCCCACCGGATCGGCGGCGACGTCGAGGTGCGCGAGGTGGACCTGGCCTCGCTCGCTTCGGTACGCGCGTTCGCGGCGAAGCTGGCCGCCGACCATCCGGCGATCGACGTGCTGATCAACAACGCCGGCGTGGTGCTGCTCGGTCCGCGCCGCGTCTCCACCGACGGTTTCGAGCGGCAACTCGCCACCAACATGCTGGGCCATTTCGCGCTGACCGGCCTGCTGCTCGCCAACCTGGCCGCGGCGCGGAAATCCCGGGTGGTCAGTCTCAGTTCGATCACCCACAAGAACGCGCATCTCGACTTCGACGACCTCATGTTCGAGCGTGACTACCGGGCGGCTCGCGCCTACGGCCGGTCCAAGCTCGCCACCACGGTTTTCGGCATCGAACTGGACCGCCGCCTGCGCGCCGCCGGCTCGCCGATCGTCAGCGCGCTGGCCCATCCCGGTCTGACCCGCACCAATCTGACTCCACGGGCCTGGGAGCACCGTGGCCGGCTCGGGCAGTTGATCGCGTGGGCCGGCCTGGCGGCCACCCAGTCGGTGGAGCAGGGCGCGCTACCGCAGTTGCGCGCCGCGACCGGGCCCGGTGTGCGGGGCGGCCAGTTCTTCGGCCCGTCCCGGCTCTGGGAAACGCGCGGCCCGGTCACCGAAGCCCGAATCAGCCGGGAGGCGGCCGATCCAGCCGTCGGCAAACGGCTCTGGACAGCGGCCGAGGAACTGACCGGCGTCAACTACCTCTGA
- a CDS encoding helix-turn-helix transcriptional regulator gives MTHPYARELGDFLRARRSRLHPHDVGLEPGGRRKVTGLRREELALLAGLSTDYYQRMEQGREVRPSDDVLDALAAALGLDDEERRHLFTLARAARRPMPARMDQEPEKVPDTTRRLLRVMDTPAVVLGRHLDLLDWNPMAQALLGDPDAYPPDRLNMLLLMFDDTLTGERSCPDWERQALDYIGMMRTAVATDPTHPRATAIVGELSIRSAEFRRLWARHDVRASVSGTKTFRVPEVGDIVLDWDTYPLPGNPGPIMLVFTAETGSADADRLRLLASLHATRLIS, from the coding sequence ATGACCCATCCGTACGCCCGGGAGCTCGGTGACTTCCTGCGTGCCCGGCGCAGCCGACTGCATCCACACGACGTCGGCCTGGAGCCGGGTGGCCGGCGCAAGGTCACCGGCCTGCGACGTGAGGAACTGGCCCTGCTCGCCGGGCTGAGCACCGACTACTACCAGCGGATGGAACAGGGCCGGGAGGTGCGCCCGTCCGACGACGTCCTGGACGCGCTCGCCGCCGCGCTCGGCCTCGACGACGAGGAACGCCGGCACCTGTTCACCCTGGCCCGCGCCGCCCGCCGGCCGATGCCCGCCCGGATGGACCAGGAGCCGGAAAAGGTCCCCGACACAACGCGGCGACTGCTGCGGGTGATGGACACGCCGGCGGTCGTGCTCGGCCGGCACCTCGATCTGCTCGACTGGAACCCGATGGCGCAGGCGCTGCTCGGCGACCCGGACGCCTACCCGCCCGACCGGCTCAACATGCTCCTGCTGATGTTCGACGACACGCTGACCGGCGAGCGAAGCTGCCCGGACTGGGAGCGCCAGGCCCTGGACTACATCGGCATGATGCGCACCGCCGTCGCCACCGACCCGACCCATCCTCGCGCCACCGCGATCGTCGGTGAGCTGAGCATCCGCAGCGCCGAGTTCCGGCGGCTGTGGGCCCGGCACGACGTCCGCGCGTCGGTCAGCGGCACCAAGACCTTCCGGGTGCCCGAGGTCGGCGACATCGTCCTGGACTGGGACACCTATCCGTTGCCCGGCAACCCCGGCCCGATCATGCTGGTCTTCACCGCCGAGACGGGCAGCGCCGACGCGGACCGGCTGCGGCTCCTGGCGTCGTTGCACGCGACCCGCTTGATCAGCTGA
- a CDS encoding restriction endonuclease yields MTDSPAVLAALGKARRVNALARGRHGRDAVVIAVADGRVIVVAVGFFSDMGHAARQTSPVRLDQPVEAVRFSAGPTVVLESRTGRFDISDVRERALAGLSRAFAVAEDPIVGEWRPAESPAGDWQAKKPANGWQAAEKPAGAWRAAAEPAGAWQAAAKPAADWQATAKPAADWRAAEELAVRHLRELGFHDARTTAGGADGGVDVVATGVVAQVKHWAKPVGQPSLRDLFGVAQAAAATAFFYSRSGYTPAALEWANATGIALFTYTLDGQVRACNAAGHERRTPGSALGFFAQMRADRYRKEQAGLRGEIDRLTSRVEKRTQSRRASARQAAGAAAGLLLAASRTLDGGDVLPPADRRREDTYKMVRNALTQVKRLL; encoded by the coding sequence GTGACGGACAGTCCGGCGGTGCTGGCGGCGCTCGGCAAGGCACGACGGGTGAACGCGCTGGCCCGGGGCCGGCACGGGCGGGACGCGGTGGTCATCGCCGTCGCCGACGGCCGGGTCATCGTGGTCGCGGTCGGGTTCTTCTCCGACATGGGGCACGCCGCGCGGCAGACCAGTCCGGTCCGGCTCGACCAGCCGGTCGAGGCCGTCCGGTTCAGTGCCGGCCCGACCGTGGTGCTGGAGAGCCGCACCGGGCGTTTCGACATCTCCGACGTACGCGAGCGGGCGCTCGCCGGCCTGTCCCGGGCGTTCGCGGTGGCCGAGGATCCGATCGTCGGCGAATGGCGGCCCGCCGAGAGCCCGGCCGGCGACTGGCAGGCCAAGAAGCCGGCCAACGGCTGGCAGGCCGCCGAGAAACCGGCCGGTGCCTGGCGGGCCGCTGCGGAACCGGCCGGTGCCTGGCAGGCCGCCGCGAAGCCGGCCGCCGACTGGCAGGCCACTGCGAAGCCGGCCGCCGACTGGCGGGCCGCCGAGGAACTGGCCGTGCGGCATCTCCGGGAGCTCGGCTTCCACGACGCGCGGACCACCGCGGGCGGCGCCGACGGTGGCGTGGACGTGGTGGCGACCGGTGTGGTGGCGCAGGTCAAGCACTGGGCCAAGCCGGTCGGTCAGCCGTCGCTGCGGGACCTGTTCGGGGTGGCCCAGGCGGCCGCCGCGACCGCGTTCTTCTACAGCCGCTCCGGTTACACGCCCGCGGCTCTGGAGTGGGCGAACGCCACCGGGATCGCACTGTTCACCTACACCCTCGACGGTCAGGTGCGGGCGTGCAACGCCGCCGGCCACGAACGGCGGACGCCCGGGTCGGCACTCGGGTTCTTCGCGCAGATGCGGGCGGACAGGTACCGCAAGGAGCAGGCCGGGCTGCGCGGCGAGATCGACCGGCTGACCTCCCGCGTGGAGAAACGCACCCAGTCCCGGCGCGCGTCGGCCCGGCAGGCCGCCGGCGCGGCCGCGGGACTGCTGCTCGCGGCGAGCCGCACCCTGGACGGCGGTGACGTGCTGCCACCGGCCGACCGGCGGCGCGAGGACACGTACAAGATGGTCCGGAACGCTCTCACCCAGGTGAAACGCCTGCTGTGA
- a CDS encoding TraR/DksA family transcriptional regulator — protein MSLQIERPGQDRLSTVRSLLSEEFAAQTARLKDLTEINADTGDPAQAHDRAAMLAATRQSLDQITSALRRIAEGTYGSCDRCSTPIPADRLEVLPHARYCVPCQQKQHG, from the coding sequence ATGAGTCTCCAGATCGAACGTCCCGGCCAAGACCGGCTCAGCACCGTACGATCGTTGCTGAGTGAGGAGTTCGCCGCCCAGACGGCACGGCTCAAGGACCTCACCGAGATCAACGCCGACACCGGCGACCCGGCCCAGGCCCACGACCGGGCGGCCATGCTGGCGGCCACCCGGCAGAGCCTCGACCAGATCACCAGCGCGCTGAGGCGCATCGCGGAGGGCACCTACGGCAGCTGCGATCGCTGTTCGACCCCGATCCCGGCCGACCGCCTGGAAGTGCTGCCACACGCCCGCTACTGCGTACCCTGCCAGCAGAAACAGCACGGCTGA
- a CDS encoding rod shape-determining protein, which yields MTTSPVALAVDLGSSTASVWATGRGVVSAPTGVGALVRRGRVTDVDGCVALLTQLVDRFPRPAPVADVVVACRPVLSTEADQELMRRVIDGAFAPRRTLFIDTVRAAAIGSGATAGNLLVVDIGAQLTETALLEHGRVTAAQRADYGIRDGATGLLTDIVAQHVANLRATGHAEALAEATARGILLTGDGALHPGLPEALATTLDVHVHRAADPRTAALDGAGRAAMSALRHPGFA from the coding sequence TTGACCACCTCACCGGTAGCGCTCGCCGTCGACCTGGGCAGCAGTACGGCCTCGGTGTGGGCCACCGGCCGTGGCGTCGTCAGCGCCCCCACCGGCGTCGGCGCGCTGGTCCGGCGCGGCCGTGTCACCGACGTCGACGGCTGCGTCGCCCTGCTGACCCAGCTCGTCGACCGCTTCCCGCGGCCGGCGCCGGTCGCCGACGTCGTCGTGGCCTGCCGGCCGGTGCTGTCCACCGAAGCCGACCAGGAGTTGATGCGCCGCGTGATCGACGGCGCTTTCGCGCCCCGCCGGACACTGTTCATCGACACGGTCCGTGCCGCGGCCATCGGATCCGGCGCGACCGCCGGAAACCTGCTGGTCGTCGACATCGGCGCCCAGCTCACCGAGACCGCCCTGCTCGAACACGGCCGGGTCACCGCCGCCCAGCGCGCCGACTACGGTATCCGCGACGGCGCGACCGGGCTGCTCACCGACATCGTCGCCCAGCACGTCGCGAACCTGCGCGCCACCGGCCACGCCGAAGCCCTGGCCGAGGCCACCGCCCGCGGCATCCTGCTGACCGGCGACGGCGCCCTGCACCCCGGCCTGCCGGAAGCGCTGGCCACCACCCTCGACGTACACGTACACCGCGCCGCCGACCCCCGCACGGCCGCCCTCGACGGCGCCGGCCGGGCCGCCATGTCCGCCCTACGCCATCCCGGGTTCGCTTGA
- a CDS encoding class IV adenylate cyclase: MIEAELKARLADPATVRDALAEFAEPEMATYRDTYYDTADGSLDRAGRELRVRTVETVAGVRHLLTYKEPAVDAGSGSKPEYETTLADPAAVAYIIEALGYPPATMLTKDCENFRFDSGGRSFLATVVRVPELDGTFLEVETQALEEDLAEALDAVRAVLADLGVDEGQLTTELYTEAVRAARADS; this comes from the coding sequence GTGATCGAAGCCGAGCTGAAAGCCCGTCTTGCCGACCCTGCCACCGTCCGGGACGCCCTTGCCGAGTTCGCCGAGCCGGAGATGGCGACCTACCGAGACACCTACTACGACACGGCCGACGGGAGCCTGGACCGCGCCGGACGGGAGCTGCGGGTGCGCACGGTCGAAACGGTGGCCGGCGTGCGACACCTGCTGACGTACAAGGAGCCGGCGGTGGACGCCGGGTCAGGCTCGAAGCCGGAGTACGAGACCACGCTGGCCGACCCGGCCGCCGTGGCGTACATCATCGAAGCGCTGGGATACCCGCCGGCGACGATGTTGACGAAGGATTGCGAGAATTTCCGCTTCGATTCCGGCGGGCGGAGCTTTCTGGCGACCGTGGTCCGCGTCCCCGAACTGGACGGCACTTTCCTGGAAGTGGAGACGCAAGCCCTTGAGGAGGACCTCGCCGAAGCGCTCGACGCGGTCCGTGCGGTGCTGGCCGACCTCGGTGTCGACGAGGGTCAGCTGACCACTGAGTTGTACACCGAGGCGGTGCGGGCGGCGCGGGCCGACTCGTAG
- a CDS encoding ZIP family metal transporter: MMPMWLQAGLWGLFAGSALLLGAAIGYLVKVPRKLLASVMAFGAGVLLSTVAFELFEEAYEQGGMRPTTFGAAAGALIYTGCNVLLARRGARHRKRSGDQQPSEQDQGGSGTAIALGALLDGVPESIVIGSTLLTGGTVGAVTVGAVFISNVPEGLSSAAGMRAAGRSRRYVFGLWTGIAVISGLAAVAGYTVLGDASDGLMASITALAGGAILAMVADTMIPEAFENAHLLVGLITVAGFLLAFGLSRLEI, encoded by the coding sequence ATGATGCCCATGTGGTTGCAGGCCGGATTGTGGGGGCTGTTCGCCGGGTCGGCGCTGCTGCTCGGCGCGGCGATCGGCTACCTGGTCAAGGTGCCGCGCAAGCTGCTGGCGTCGGTGATGGCGTTCGGCGCCGGCGTGCTGCTGTCGACCGTCGCCTTCGAACTCTTCGAGGAGGCCTACGAGCAGGGCGGCATGCGGCCCACCACGTTCGGCGCCGCCGCCGGCGCGTTGATCTACACCGGCTGCAACGTCCTGCTGGCCCGGCGCGGCGCCCGCCACCGCAAACGCTCCGGCGATCAACAACCTTCAGAGCAAGACCAGGGCGGCTCGGGTACGGCCATCGCGCTCGGTGCGTTGCTGGACGGCGTTCCGGAGTCCATCGTCATCGGATCGACCCTGCTCACCGGCGGTACGGTGGGGGCGGTGACGGTCGGCGCGGTGTTCATCAGCAACGTCCCCGAGGGCCTGTCCAGCGCCGCCGGAATGCGCGCCGCGGGCCGAAGCCGCCGGTACGTCTTCGGCCTGTGGACCGGCATCGCCGTCATCAGCGGCCTGGCCGCGGTCGCCGGCTACACCGTCCTCGGTGACGCCTCCGACGGCCTGATGGCATCCATCACCGCCCTGGCCGGTGGCGCGATCCTGGCGATGGTCGCCGACACGATGATCCCGGAGGCCTTCGAGAACGCCCACCTGCTGGTCGGCCTGATCACCGTGGCCGGCTTCCTGCTGGCCTTCGGCCTCTCCCGCCTGGAGATCTGA
- a CDS encoding cytochrome P450 codes for MSAETREQVGPRPLPRLRREDRGLPWVGNLFKYQRDPVALYRRHWEHYGPVAPSYMFGKITAMMLGPDACGEVLQNRDKAFANGPAWSQLVGPFFRRGLMLIDFDDHHGHRRIMQEAFTPQRLDGYTRRLHPAVERALARWEAGTEIPAYWRLKQLTLDIAADLFMGGVGATDTDEMDRINRAFIACVQAAAGIVRADVPMTRWGRAYRGRRKLERFLRGYLPAKRATVSDDIFSVLCHIETEDGDRFSDDDVINHMIFLMMAAHDTSTITTTAILQYLGQHPGWQERCRSEALALGPAPDRAGLDSLVSADLVMREALRLRAPVPVLVRYAVKDTVVQGVRIPADTFCSLGIQFTHLMPRYWTDPEVFDPERFGPDRREDRSHRFAWMPFGGGVHKCIGMHFGGLEVKAILHRLLREYHWNVDPDYVAPLDHHALPFPKDGQPITLIRN; via the coding sequence ATGTCGGCTGAGACTCGGGAACAGGTGGGCCCGCGCCCCCTTCCGCGCCTGCGACGTGAGGATCGTGGTCTGCCCTGGGTGGGCAATCTCTTCAAGTACCAGCGGGATCCGGTCGCGCTCTACCGGCGTCACTGGGAGCATTACGGGCCGGTCGCGCCGTCGTACATGTTCGGGAAGATCACGGCGATGATGCTCGGGCCGGACGCCTGCGGTGAGGTGCTGCAGAACCGGGACAAGGCGTTCGCCAACGGGCCGGCCTGGTCGCAGCTGGTCGGGCCGTTCTTCCGCCGCGGTCTCATGCTGATCGACTTCGACGACCACCACGGCCATCGGCGGATCATGCAGGAGGCGTTCACCCCGCAGCGGCTGGACGGCTACACCCGCCGCCTGCATCCGGCCGTCGAACGCGCCTTGGCGAGATGGGAGGCCGGCACCGAGATTCCGGCCTACTGGCGGCTCAAGCAGCTCACCCTGGACATCGCCGCCGACCTGTTCATGGGCGGTGTGGGCGCCACGGACACGGACGAGATGGACCGGATCAACCGGGCGTTCATCGCCTGTGTGCAGGCCGCCGCCGGCATCGTCCGGGCGGATGTGCCGATGACCCGCTGGGGACGCGCCTACCGTGGCCGGCGGAAGCTGGAGAGGTTCCTGCGCGGCTACCTGCCGGCGAAGCGGGCCACGGTCAGCGACGACATCTTCTCGGTGCTCTGCCACATCGAGACCGAGGACGGCGACCGGTTCAGCGACGACGACGTCATCAACCACATGATCTTCCTGATGATGGCGGCGCACGACACGTCCACCATCACCACCACCGCGATCCTGCAATACCTCGGCCAGCATCCCGGCTGGCAGGAACGCTGCCGGTCCGAGGCGCTGGCCCTCGGACCGGCCCCGGACCGGGCCGGCCTGGACTCGCTGGTCTCGGCCGACCTGGTCATGCGGGAGGCGCTGCGGCTGCGGGCGCCGGTTCCGGTGCTGGTCCGCTACGCCGTCAAGGACACGGTCGTGCAGGGAGTGCGCATCCCGGCGGACACGTTCTGCTCGCTCGGCATCCAGTTCACCCATCTGATGCCGCGGTACTGGACCGATCCCGAGGTTTTCGACCCGGAACGGTTCGGCCCGGATCGCCGGGAGGACCGGTCGCACCGGTTCGCCTGGATGCCGTTCGGCGGCGGCGTCCACAAATGCATCGGCATGCACTTCGGCGGCCTCGAGGTGAAGGCGATCCTGCACCGGCTGCTGCGTGAGTACCACTGGAACGTCGACCCGGACTATGTGGCGCCGCTGGACCACCACGCGCTGCCGTTCCCGAAGGACGGCCAGCCGATCACCCTGATCAGGAACTGA
- a CDS encoding acyl-CoA dehydrogenase family protein gives MDFDDTPDEAAWRAEVRSFLDRHPSAPEQPRAWQAILYDAGFVGVTWPVEAGGRGGTPMQQAIVDQETARHGLPPLINLIGIGMCGPTVIVHGSDSQKQRYLKRLLRADDLWCQLFSEPSAGSDLAALRTRAVRDGDGWRISGQKVWTTLAHLADFGILLTRTDPDVPKHRGLTMFVVDMKAPGVTVRPLRQMNGDAHFNEVFFDDVRIPDEERLGDVGDGWRVALTTLMSERLSLGGGGTSIGPKPEAVARHVAAHIGALPEDRQVLARQELGRGYVAALGARYTGYRQLSKLSRGELPGPEASAGKLSGTRSARDLTDLAVRVLGPDAATADAAWQDMQALLPGMAIAGGSDQVLRNIIGERVLGLPAEPRADKGVTFRESIR, from the coding sequence ATGGATTTCGACGACACCCCCGACGAGGCGGCCTGGCGGGCGGAGGTGCGTTCCTTCCTGGACCGGCACCCGTCCGCCCCGGAGCAGCCGCGGGCCTGGCAGGCCATCCTGTACGACGCCGGGTTCGTCGGCGTCACCTGGCCGGTCGAGGCCGGTGGACGTGGCGGCACACCGATGCAGCAGGCGATCGTCGACCAGGAGACGGCCCGGCACGGCCTGCCCCCGCTGATCAACCTGATCGGGATCGGGATGTGCGGGCCGACCGTGATCGTGCACGGCAGCGACTCGCAGAAGCAGCGCTACCTCAAGCGGCTGCTGCGGGCCGACGACCTGTGGTGTCAGCTGTTCAGTGAACCGTCGGCCGGCAGCGATCTGGCCGCGCTGCGCACGCGGGCGGTCCGCGACGGCGACGGGTGGCGGATCAGTGGGCAGAAGGTGTGGACGACGCTCGCCCACCTCGCGGACTTCGGGATCCTGCTCACCCGTACCGATCCGGATGTGCCGAAACACCGCGGCCTCACGATGTTCGTGGTCGACATGAAGGCCCCCGGCGTCACGGTCCGGCCGCTGCGGCAGATGAACGGCGACGCCCACTTCAACGAGGTGTTCTTCGACGACGTACGGATCCCCGACGAGGAGCGGCTCGGCGACGTCGGCGACGGCTGGCGGGTGGCACTGACGACGCTGATGAGCGAGCGGCTGTCGCTCGGCGGCGGTGGCACGTCGATCGGCCCGAAACCGGAGGCGGTGGCCAGGCACGTCGCCGCGCACATCGGCGCGCTCCCCGAGGACCGGCAGGTGCTGGCCCGTCAGGAACTCGGCCGGGGGTACGTGGCCGCGCTCGGCGCCCGCTACACCGGCTACCGGCAGCTGTCGAAGCTGAGCCGCGGTGAACTGCCCGGCCCGGAGGCGTCGGCGGGCAAGCTCAGCGGCACCCGGTCGGCGCGGGACCTGACCGACCTCGCCGTACGCGTGCTCGGCCCGGACGCGGCGACCGCCGACGCCGCATGGCAGGACATGCAGGCACTGCTGCCCGGCATGGCCATCGCCGGCGGCAGCGACCAGGTGCTGCGCAACATCATCGGCGAGCGGGTCCTCGGCCTGCCCGCCGAACCTCGTGCGGACAAGGGCGTCACGTTCAGGGAGAGCATCCGATGA
- a CDS encoding acyl-CoA dehydrogenase family protein, whose product MNFDLDQEHLDLADGARDFLSASASPAAARSALDEGAGVRPGRAELIKSGYATITIPESAGGGGGTVLQLAVVAEQAGRVLAGPSLVNFARAAVLLENDPDRLAGLADGSLAVAVIDDHDPVLDAIGADTFLTLRDGTLVCGPGRVTARRPVDATRGLGDVTLGETTDLVRDARPRWAKAERVGRTILAAEGLGAASRLLGMGVGYAKERHTFGRPIGSYQAVKHMLVDVYVAVEQLRSLVWWAAWAADRAPGELPLAAAAAKAAAATTLELAAETVIQVHGGIGYTWEHDAHLYWRRAKTDRFLLGDDVAAFDEVARLAMGEAAR is encoded by the coding sequence ATGAACTTCGATCTGGATCAGGAGCACCTCGACCTCGCCGACGGCGCCCGTGACTTTCTGTCCGCCTCGGCCTCCCCGGCTGCCGCCCGGTCCGCGCTCGACGAGGGCGCCGGTGTGCGGCCGGGCCGCGCCGAGCTGATCAAAAGCGGCTACGCGACGATCACCATCCCGGAGAGCGCCGGTGGGGGAGGCGGCACCGTTCTCCAACTCGCCGTGGTCGCCGAGCAGGCCGGACGGGTCCTCGCGGGTCCATCCCTGGTGAACTTCGCGCGCGCCGCCGTACTCCTGGAAAATGATCCGGACCGGCTTGCCGGACTCGCCGACGGCAGCCTGGCCGTCGCGGTCATCGACGACCATGACCCGGTTCTCGACGCGATCGGCGCCGACACCTTCCTCACCTTGCGCGACGGCACGCTGGTCTGCGGGCCGGGCCGGGTGACGGCACGCCGGCCGGTCGACGCGACTCGCGGTCTCGGTGACGTCACCCTGGGCGAGACCACCGATCTGGTACGCGACGCGCGCCCACGGTGGGCGAAAGCGGAACGCGTCGGCCGTACCATTCTGGCGGCCGAAGGCCTGGGGGCCGCGTCCCGGCTGCTGGGCATGGGTGTCGGGTACGCGAAGGAGCGGCACACGTTCGGCCGCCCGATCGGCTCCTATCAGGCCGTCAAGCACATGCTCGTCGACGTCTACGTGGCGGTGGAGCAGCTGCGGTCGCTGGTCTGGTGGGCCGCCTGGGCCGCCGACCGGGCACCCGGCGAACTGCCGCTGGCCGCGGCCGCCGCGAAAGCCGCCGCCGCGACCACCCTGGAACTCGCGGCCGAGACGGTGATCCAGGTGCACGGCGGCATCGGGTACACCTGGGAACACGACGCCCACCTGTACTGGCGGCGCGCCAAGACCGACCGTTTCCTGCTCGGTGACGATGTGGCGGCCTTCGACGAGGTCGCCCGGCTCGCGATGGGGGAGGCGGCCCGATGA